The following coding sequences are from one Terriglobales bacterium window:
- a CDS encoding sugar phosphate isomerase/epimerase, with product MPRPVCLFTGQWADLPLETLAAKASKWGFDGLELACWGDHFEVEKALADPGYCKTRWDILKKHNLKCFAISNHLVGQAICDLNIDQRHKGIMPPEVWGDGEPEGVRRRAAKNMMDTARAAAKLGVKVVNGFTGSKIWHVLAMFPPVSPEMIDDGYRDFATRWNPILDVFDQVGVKFALEVHPGEIAYDFWTTRRTLQAINNRASFGINFDPSHLHWQMVDPVPFVYEYADRIYNMHVKESIRVLDGRNSILSSHLFFGDHRRGWDFVSPGRGSVPFERIFRALNQVGYKGPLSIEWEDNGMDREQGAPEALALVRRLDVSPSNVAFDAAFKHD from the coding sequence ATGCCACGACCGGTTTGTCTTTTCACAGGACAATGGGCTGATCTTCCGCTGGAAACCCTTGCCGCCAAAGCCAGCAAGTGGGGATTCGACGGGCTTGAGCTCGCATGCTGGGGCGACCATTTCGAAGTAGAGAAGGCCCTCGCCGACCCCGGATATTGTAAAACCCGATGGGACATTCTGAAGAAGCACAACCTGAAGTGCTTCGCGATTTCCAATCACCTTGTAGGCCAGGCAATTTGCGATTTAAACATTGACCAGCGTCACAAGGGCATTATGCCTCCGGAGGTCTGGGGCGATGGCGAGCCCGAAGGCGTGCGCCGGCGCGCTGCAAAGAACATGATGGACACGGCCCGTGCCGCGGCAAAGCTGGGCGTGAAGGTGGTGAATGGATTTACCGGCTCGAAAATATGGCACGTGCTGGCGATGTTTCCGCCGGTTTCCCCAGAAATGATCGACGACGGTTACCGCGATTTCGCCACCCGCTGGAACCCGATTTTGGATGTCTTCGACCAGGTTGGGGTGAAGTTCGCGCTCGAAGTGCATCCCGGCGAAATCGCGTACGATTTCTGGACGACCCGACGCACGCTGCAAGCCATCAACAATCGCGCCTCATTCGGCATCAACTTCGACCCCAGTCACCTGCACTGGCAGATGGTTGATCCCGTGCCGTTCGTTTATGAATATGCCGATCGCATCTACAACATGCACGTAAAGGAATCCATTCGCGTGCTCGACGGCCGCAACAGTATCCTTTCTTCACATCTGTTTTTTGGCGATCATCGCCGCGGCTGGGACTTTGTCTCTCCCGGTCGAGGCAGTGTTCCCTTCGAGCGCATCTTCCGCGCGTTGAATCAAGTGGGATACAAGGGCCCGCTCTCAATCGAATGGGAAGACAACGGAATGGACCGTGAGCAGGGCGCTCCAGAGGCCCTCGCGCTGGTCAGACGACTTGACGTAAGTCCTTCAAATGTCGCGTTTGACGCGGCTTTCAAGCATGATTGA
- the xylA gene encoding xylose isomerase produces the protein MARDSYQPRPEHKFSFGLWTVGNRGRDPFGDVVRPTLPPVEAVRMLAEVGAWGVNLHDNDLVPIDATPAERDRIVREFRKACEKNGIIVPMATVNLFYDPVFRDGAFTANDPAVRAYAVQKTMRAMDLGVELGAKIFVLWGGREGVETDACRRADEAIKRLREAINYLCEYAIDQGYDYQFALEAKPNEPRADIYMATTAAYLALIPTLDHAEMVGVNPEVAHEHMSGLNFMHAVAQAWEADKLFHIDLNDQAFGRYDQDLRFGSANVKSAFWLVKFLEDVGYDGPRHFDAHAYRTEDYEGVKDFARGCMRTYLILKEKAARWNADKEIKALVLEGTKTSKKPPSVGRYSRAGAKTLLAHNFDRTAMSAKGLGYERLDQLTTDILFGVR, from the coding sequence ATGGCGAGAGATAGTTACCAACCACGTCCTGAGCACAAATTCAGCTTCGGGCTGTGGACGGTCGGCAATCGTGGACGCGATCCCTTCGGCGACGTGGTGCGGCCAACGCTGCCGCCGGTCGAAGCCGTCCGCATGTTGGCTGAAGTCGGCGCATGGGGGGTGAATCTGCACGACAACGACCTTGTGCCAATTGACGCCACTCCCGCAGAGCGCGACCGCATCGTCCGAGAGTTTCGCAAAGCTTGCGAGAAGAATGGCATCATCGTGCCCATGGCCACTGTAAACCTGTTTTATGATCCGGTGTTCCGCGATGGCGCGTTTACCGCCAATGATCCCGCGGTGCGTGCTTATGCAGTGCAAAAAACCATGCGAGCGATGGATCTGGGAGTCGAACTCGGCGCAAAGATCTTTGTGCTTTGGGGAGGACGCGAGGGCGTCGAAACCGATGCTTGCCGCCGTGCCGACGAGGCCATAAAGCGGCTGCGGGAAGCCATTAACTATCTGTGCGAATACGCCATTGATCAGGGCTACGACTACCAGTTCGCGCTGGAAGCCAAGCCCAATGAACCACGCGCTGACATTTATATGGCTACCACCGCAGCCTATCTGGCATTGATTCCAACCCTGGATCATGCCGAGATGGTCGGCGTGAATCCGGAAGTAGCGCACGAGCACATGTCCGGCTTGAACTTCATGCACGCGGTGGCGCAAGCCTGGGAGGCGGACAAGCTTTTTCATATTGATTTGAACGACCAGGCATTTGGCCGCTACGATCAAGACCTGCGCTTTGGCTCGGCTAACGTGAAGAGTGCTTTCTGGCTGGTGAAATTTCTGGAGGATGTCGGATACGATGGACCCCGCCATTTTGACGCGCACGCCTACCGCACTGAAGATTACGAGGGCGTCAAAGACTTTGCCCGCGGCTGCATGAGGACGTACCTCATCCTCAAGGAAAAAGCGGCACGCTGGAATGCCGACAAAGAGATCAAGGCCTTGGTTTTAGAAGGTACAAAGACATCCAAGAAACCTCCGAGTGTCGGCCGCTATAGCAGAGCTGGAGCCAAAACGCTGTTGGCTCACAATTTTGATCGCACGGCTATGTCCGCCAAAGGGCTTGGCTACGAGCGGCTCGATCAACTGACTACCGATATTCTCTTCGGAGTACGCTGA